The DNA sequence ATGGACCCGATGAATCCGATGATCCGGTTGTTGCTCGTCCGGCGGACAGCCTAGAGATCGTTTCGTGTGGGGCTGTCGGGGGGCTGCCCTTCGGCCGCTCACCTAGAGTCGCTTTGTGCTGTTTGGGATGTTGTGTGCGCTGGGTGCGGCGGTCTGTTTCGGTACGGCCACCGTCCTTCAGGCGATGGCCGCGCGGACGGCGAGTGCGCAGGGCGGCCGGGGCGGCGAGGCGGGGGTGCTGCTGCGGGCGCTTCGGCAGTGGCGGTATCTGGCCGGGCTGGCCCTGGACGGGCTGGGGTTCGTGTTGCAGGTCGTCGCCCTGCGGTCGCTTCCCATCTACGCCGTCGGGGCGGCGTTGGCGTCCAGTCTCGCGGTGACGGCGGTCGTCGCGGCGCGGTTGCTGCGGGTGCGGTTGCGGCGCAGCGAGTGGGCCGCGGTGGGGGTGGTGTGTGCCGGGCTCGCGATGCTGGGGCTCGCTTCGGGCGCGGAAGGGGATCGGGAGGGGTCGGACGCGCTCAGGTTCGCGATGCTCGGGGTGGCTTTGGCGGTGCTGGGGGTCGGGCTGGCGGGTGGGCGGTTGCCGGAGCGGGGGCGGGGGTTGGTGCTGGGGTTGGCCGCGGGGTTCGGGTTCGGGGTGGTGGAGGTGGCTGTGCGGTTGATCAACTCGGTGGCGGTGCCGGAGCTTTTGGCCAATCCGGCGACGTATGCGCTGTTGCTGGGGGGTGGGGCTGCGTTTCTGGCCTTGACGTCGGCATTGCAGCGGGGGTCTGTGACGACTGCGACGGCGGCGATGGTGATCGGGGAGACGGTGGGGCCGGCACTGGTGGGGGTGGTGTGGTTGGGGGATCGCACGCGGGAGGGGTTGGCCTGGCTGGCGGTGCTGGGGTTTGTGGTGTCGGTGGTGGGGGCGTTGGCGTTGGCGCGGTTCGGGGAGGCGCCGGTTGCCTCCGGCGGGGAAGGAGACGGGTACGGGGACGGGGAGGGGCGGGCTCGGGTGGCCGACTGAGCTGTCAGCCCTGAACGAGCCTCGTCCTCAAACGCCGGACGGGCCGAAATGCCTGGACCGGCGCCGCACACCACGGCTCACGCCCGGCACCCCACACCTCGTGCCCCGTGCCCCGCACTCCGCACCTCGTACCCCCCGTGCCCCTTGCCCCTTGCCCCGTGCTCCGCACCCCGCACCCCGCACCCCGCACCCAGCACCCAGCCCCCCAGCCCCCAGCAAACCCTCCCCCTCACGGCAACACCCTCCCCAAGGCCTCCAACGCCCCCGCCCACGCATGATCCGGCGGTGTCCCGTACCCCACGACCAGGGCGTCCAGCGGGGGCACCGTCGCCGACTCGTGGCGGTAGGCGGTCAGGCCGTGCAGGGCCAGGCCCTGCCAGGTTGCTGCCTGGGTGACGGACTGTTCCGTGCCGGGTGGGAGGCGGAGGACGGCGTGGAGGCCGGCGGCGATGCCGGTGACCTGGAGATGGGGGGCGTGGGTGGCGATGGTGCGGACCAGGGCGTCTCTGCGGCGGCGGTAGCGCAGGCGGGCGGCGCGGACGTGGCGGTCGTAGGCGCCGGAGGTGAGGAACTCAGCCAGGGTCAGCTGGTCCGGGGCGCCGCACGTGTCCACGCCGCCCTTCGCCTCCGTCACCTCCTCCAGCAGGGCCGGCGGCACCACCATCCAGCCCAGGCGCAGGCCAGGGGCGAGGGACTTGCTGGCCGTGCCGAGGTAGACGACGCGGTCGGGGTCGAGGCCCTGGAGTGCGCCGACGGGCTGGCGGTCGTAGCGGAACTCGCCGTCGTAGTCGTCCTCCAGGACCACTCCGCCGGTGCGGCGCGCCCAGTCGACCACCGCCGCCCGGCGGTCGCGGTGCAGGGGCACTCCCATCGGGAACTGGTGGGCGGGGGTGAGCAGGACCGCCCCCTCATCGCTCAACTGCCCCGGGTTCGTGCCCAGTTCGTCGAAGGGCAGCGGGGTGGTGGACAGGCCCGCTCTCGTCAGCTGCCTCCAGTGGGGTGGCAGGCCGTACGACTCCACCGCCACCGTCTTCAGGCCGCGCGCCCGTAGCACGGTGGCGAGCAGATGCAGGCCGTGAGCGAAACCGGCACACACGATGATGTGGTCGGGGTCGGCGCGGACTCCGCGGGCTCGGGAGAGGTAGCCGGCGAGGGCGGTGCGCAACTCGCCGCGGCCGCGCGGGTCGCCGTAGCCGAGGGCGTGGTTCGGGGCGGCGAGGAGGGCACGGCGGGCCGCCTTGAGCCACTCCGTGCGGGGGAAGGCGGAGAGGTCGGGGGTGCCGGGGACGAGGTCGTAGGCGGGGCGGGGGCGCTCCGGACGGGGAGTCGTGAAGGATCGGGCGGGGGCGTGAGGTGGGGCGATCGCGCGGGGGGCGGTGCCGACACCGCCAGGGGCGGACGCGGCACCGGGGGCGGACACGGTGCCGGGTGCTGATCCGGTGCCGGGTGCTGATCCGGCGCCGCGTGCGGGCCTTGCGCCGGAAGCGGGCCCTGCGCCCGATGCCGTCGCCCCTCCCGTCGCCCCTCCCGTCACCCCTCCCATCGCCCCTCCCGTCGGCGGGATCACCTCCCGGTCGGCCACCCTCGTGCCCGATCCCTGGCGGGCGGTGAGCCAGCCCTCGGCCACCAGTTCGGCGTAGGCCTCGGCGACCGTGTTGCGGGCGATGCCCAGGTCGGCGGCGAGGGAGCGGGAGGAGGGCAGGCGGGTGCCCGGGGCGAGGCGGCCGGTGCGGACGGCTTCGCGCAGGGCGT is a window from the Streptomyces sp. NBC_00299 genome containing:
- a CDS encoding aminotransferase-like domain-containing protein — translated: MPKPWATLGVDLHLEPAGGGLRRGLTDALREAVRTGRLAPGTRLPSSRSLAADLGIARNTVAEAYAELVAEGWLTARQGSGTRVADREVIPPTGGAMGGVTGGATGGATASGAGPASGARPARGAGSAPGTGSAPGTVSAPGAASAPGGVGTAPRAIAPPHAPARSFTTPRPERPRPAYDLVPGTPDLSAFPRTEWLKAARRALLAAPNHALGYGDPRGRGELRTALAGYLSRARGVRADPDHIIVCAGFAHGLHLLATVLRARGLKTVAVESYGLPPHWRQLTRAGLSTTPLPFDELGTNPGQLSDEGAVLLTPAHQFPMGVPLHRDRRAAVVDWARRTGGVVLEDDYDGEFRYDRQPVGALQGLDPDRVVYLGTASKSLAPGLRLGWMVVPPALLEEVTEAKGGVDTCGAPDQLTLAEFLTSGAYDRHVRAARLRYRRRRDALVRTIATHAPHLQVTGIAAGLHAVLRLPPGTEQSVTQAATWQGLALHGLTAYRHESATVPPLDALVVGYGTPPDHAWAGALEALGRVLP